One window of the Deltaproteobacteria bacterium genome contains the following:
- a CDS encoding F0F1 ATP synthase subunit epsilon, whose protein sequence is MANKILLEVVTPDRVVASREVDIVVAPGYDGEFGVLPGHIPFLTSLRIGEMYYRDGSETNYFAISGGYVEVQSEKVTILAEAAEAARDIDVDRARRARERAEERLRKAKQEGLDFLQAEVELRRAIVRLKVAERRLSA, encoded by the coding sequence ATGGCAAACAAGATTCTACTTGAGGTGGTCACTCCGGATAGAGTGGTAGCCAGCCGGGAGGTCGACATTGTGGTTGCACCAGGCTATGATGGTGAATTCGGTGTATTGCCTGGTCATATTCCTTTCCTGACCTCCCTGCGCATCGGAGAGATGTACTATCGTGACGGAAGCGAGACGAATTACTTTGCCATTAGCGGCGGTTATGTCGAGGTCCAATCGGAAAAGGTAACCATCTTGGCCGAAGCGGCCGAGGCGGCCCGGGATATCGATGTGGATCGCGCCAGGCGGGCTCGCGAAAGGGCTGAGGAACGCCTTCGAAAGGCGAAACAGGAAGGTCTCGACTTCCTTCAGGCGGAGGTAGAGTTGAGACGAGCGATAGTTCGCCTCAAGGTTGCGGAGCGCCGACTCAGCGCATAG